The window TGCAATTTGTGGCATTACGTTTCGAAATTCCACCAAGTCACGGTTTGGCTTGTGTCGATTTGCATACCCGCTTTGCGCTGCAGCGCCATTGAAGCCGTGTTTCCGAGGATCACTTCACCGACGGGAAGATTTCCCTCCGCAAGCACTTTTCGAATCAAAAATTTTTCCAATTTCAAACCGAGTCCCTTTTTACGGTACGGTTCGAAAACCTCCAGAAATCCCATCTCGCCGCTGTCATGCCGACCGATGAATCCCGCAGGGCTGCCGTCAATATAGATGCCGTACATAAACCCGCCCGCAAGTCGCTCGGTGAAGTATTCCTCGTCGGTGTACAGGTGATAATACTCTATCATCATCGGCAGATCGACAACGGTTAATTGGCGGATATCGTCATCGACTGCCTCGGGCGGCTCTTTTTTCAAGTAAGCGGCTGTATTGCACCTCGTGATCCCACTTGGGTTTTTCGCACGCAGAATATCGTCATAGAATTCCTCATGCGCCAATATTGTATCCGTTTCAGGTACTCTTTTAATCAGTTTCCCCGCCGACCTATGATCTTTTGCCGACAGCAAATAATGGCCCGCGTTTTCTTCGTGTATCAAAATGCCGTCTTCGCCGCAGTACAAAATTTGAGCCGCGCCGCTTTTGAGGCAATACAGCAGCAAAGCGCGGTGCGGCAGATCATTTTCGGCGTATGCAATGCAAAACTCTAAATCGGTCATTTATGTTTCAGCTTTCTCTTATTGCCGTCTTTGTCGACCAGCGTAATGGCGTCGAGCTGTCCGCGCAGACTGTCGCGGAATGCCGCGACATATAATGCACGCAGATGGGTCTGCTCTTTCTTTTCATCCTCGGTCAGACCGCCCTCGCGCTGCTTTTTGGCGAGTTCGTTGATCCGGTCGATTTCTTTTTGTGTCACCATAATTCAAGTCCTTTTCCTTTGGGGTTTGCCCTTATAGCCGCCCCATTTGTCCCAATATTCGGCACTGTCGGAATAGCCGGTGAATTTTCTTAACTCCGCTCTCGGCATGCCGTCTTCCAGTAATTTCTGCACTTTTTGCGCGGTGTCGCGGAAGATGTGCATCTTTTCGACTGTCTCCGGACCGAGGGTATCTCCGCAGATATAGGTATGCACATTACTTGCGCCGTCCGCAGCCGCCAGATAGACGAAATCCGCCGTATCCTGTTTGCTCATCTGCGGGAAATGGAACGAACCGACCCGCCACATGAACGGCACACGGCAGGTTTTTTCGATGATCGGCGGCGTCAGCATCGGCGAAATCGAGGAGTCGTAGCGCTCGATACGTGCCTGTTCGAGAAATTTTAGTTGATTCGGAAGCAGTCCTTCAATGTGAATGTTGCGCTTGCCTGTGGTGCGGAATCGGTAATATTTTTCCCAAAACGGAAGCACAAATTCCGGCCAGATGGAGTCGGGAATCAAACTGGCGATGTCGTCAGCCATATAACCGCCCTCCATGTCCGGATACGGCGTATCATGATTGATACGGCAGGCAGCGGCGGAATAGTCGTTGATGCTGTCGGAGAGCAAATCAAAGAATTCGAGCGTCGCCTCCGGCTCGTCGTAGATCTCGGTGAAAATATGATCGCCGAGCAGTTCATAAGCCGTTGTGATGATGCCCTCGACACCGAACGCAAATCTCACCGAACGATTCGGGAAGGCTGCCCGGAGTTTTTCGGCAAATTCCATATAAAGCGGGAACATACCTTCTTTTGAAAAGTCAATGCCCTGTTTGGATTTCAACAGCTCGATGCCCTCTTTAACCGATGAGCAGATATGACGCAAACCGACTTCACCGTCCTCGGGAAAAAACAATTCGGCGCCCAGGCAATTCACATGCCCGTAACTGATTGCAGGTGTGATCATCTGAGGCATCGGAAAGCCCTGATATAACTCGGCCAGCTTTTTCTCGCCCTCTTGATACATCCGGACATTTTTCTCGACATCGAGAAAATATTCCCGATAACTGATCCCCGACAATTTGATCAGCGCCGTGACGGTCGATCCGGTACTCCAAGTGAACGGCGTATTCTCACGCAGCGTGGAATAATCGACCGTTCGCGGTTCAGGGTTCACTGTCAGCTTGTCCATATCGGTGTTCCGCCTTTCAAAATTTTGTTCAAGTGGCTCCCGAGACCTTTTTCAATGCCTGCTTGACCTCGGCGCGATAGGCCGGCGGAGAGGCCGCGACTACGACGTCATCTCTTAAAAGCACGACGCTGCCGCGCGGGACAATCATCTTTCCCTCACGCAGAATCGAAACCAAAATGCAATTTTGCGGCAGATCGAGTTCTTTGATCATACGGTTTTCGAGCGGCGAACCCTTGGTGACCGTGACCTCGTTGATCGAGACCTGACCCGCTGTGACCGTGGATAAAAACCGGCTGTCGGCATCGTCAAGCTGACGTTCGATTAAGTTTGCAATATAACCGGTGCTGCTGACCGCAATATCCACGCCCAATTTCTGCACCACCTGAAGATTCTTCGGATTGTTGACTCTGGAGACCGTCTTTTTGACGCCGAAGCGGATTTTGGCCAGCTGACAGGAGATCAAATTGATCTCGTCCTTACCGGTAACTGCAATAAAGGCATCCGCCTTATCGGTCTCTGCCGCAGTTTGTTCTTCAATTTTGCTGCCGTCACCGCAGATGACCGACCGGTGCAGATCGTTTGCGACTTTGGTGCAGATCTCGGGCCGCAGCTCGATCATTTTGACTTTGTGCCCGCCCTCAATCAGGGTCTTGGCGAGGTTATATCCGACCTTTCCCAGGCCGACGATAACAACTGTCATCCGATCCATCCCTCCTAATCCACTTTATGTGAGACAACCAGCCGGTCGCTGGCGCCGAGTTTACGCTCGGGATGCTCCACGACCATGGTCATATCGCCGCTGGCATGCATCGCTCCGAATAACAGCACACCTTCCTGCGCGTAAACCTTTGCAAGTTCAGCCAGGGTCATTCCGGTCTCATGTTCGTCGGGGTTTTCAATGGTAAACGAGAGCGTACTCATACCGAAGTGCAGGGTCTTGTGCGCCATTTCCGCCTCTACCGTCGCCGAATAGACCGCGTCGATGGTCAGCTTGGTCGGGCAGATGGTCTGCAGACCAAAGCGGTTGTAAGCATCTTCACGCTCGGGGTCATAAATTCGTGTGACCACCCGCCGGACATTGAATACATTATGTGCGATCTGAGCCGCCATAATGTTGATGTTGTCGTCGTGCGTGACGACCGCCACAATGTCGCAGGCGGCAATACCGGCTCTTTGTAAAACGTCCTGATCGCATTCGAAGCCCTCGAAAGTCATTCCCGCGAAATCGCTTGACAACTGCAAAAAATTGCGCGCATCGCTGTCGACGACCGAGATATCATGCCCCGCCTCCGACAGACGCGACGCCAGCGCCGAGCCGACTTTTCCGCATCCGATGATCAAAATATTCATACCATGACCGTCCTTTCGCTCAAAGACATCTAAATTATCCGACGATGATCTTGCCCTCCGGCAGAATCTCGTTTTTATTGCGGGTTGCACGGTGCGTTGTTACCGCTAATGCAAACGTCACAAGCCCCACGCGGCCTAAAAACATGTTCGCCATTAAAATATATTTCGAACTGTCCAACAGCGTCGGCGTCAGATCGCAGCTCAAGCCGACCGTGCCCGCCGCGGAAAACACCTCGAACAGCGTGTCCATGGGACTGATCTCCTGCACCACAATCTCATTGGAGAAGATGATAGCTGCCGAAGTGAAAACCATTGCCAGCATCAAAATCATAATCGTAAGAGCGCGGTAGACCACATCACTGCGAATCTTTTTGCCGCCGATCACCGTGTCCTGCCTGCCGCGCAAAAAACTCCAGATCGTCATGACGACCACCCAGAAGGTTGTGATCTTGATACCGCCGCCGGTGGAACCCGGTGCCGCGCCGATGAACATCAGCAGGCAGAACAGCACTTTTGTGCGCGTAAATAAGTTTGCGACTCCCACGGTCGAAAAGCCCGCCGTACGGGTCGTGATCGACTGGAAAACCGAATTGAGAATTTTTCCGCCGAGATCCATATTACCGATGGTGCCGGGGTTATAATATTCCGACATGAAGAAGATCACTGCGCCGAACAGGATTAAAGCACCTGTGAGCTTAAAGACCAGTGAAGAATGCAGCATCATGCCGCGCTTTTTAAACGTACCGAACAGATCGTACCAGACCAACACCCCTAAACCGCCGATGACGATCAAAGCCATAACAGTGATTAAAACCACCGGGGAATCCTGAAATGAGATCAAACTGGAAAAGGCGCCTTCGCTGCCCATTAAGTCAAAACCGGCGTTGCAATATGCCGAAATCGAGATAAATATCGCCCGAAAAATACCGCCCGAACCGTATCGATTTACAAATGCCGGCATTAAAATAATGGCACCCATGGCCTCGATGACAAACGAAAACATCACAACCATGCGCAAAATCGTCCAGACTTCGGGCAGAGAATTGTAACTGACCGATTCCGACGCGAGTGAAAGGTCCTTGAGTCCGAATTTACGCTTCAAAAAGCTGCCGACGAAAAGTGTGATCGTAATCAACCCCAGACCGCCGGTCTGCAGCAATACCAGAATGATGGTCTGTCCGAAAACCGACCAGTAATTATATGTATCTTTGACCACCAGTCCAGTTACACAGGTCGCGGAAGTGGCTGTGAACAGGCAATCGGTGAACCCGGTGGCAACACGATGCCGAGTCGCAATCGGCAGCATCAAAAGCAGCGCTCCCAGTAAAATCAAACCGAGAAAGCTGACGACGATCGATACCGCTGGTGAGACCGACGAAAAAATCCCTTTCTTCCTCTTTTTCAGCATGTTTTATATTTACTCCTTCACTCAGCCGGAAACCGCTTCGGAGACTTCCTGCGAGGACTCCGCCTGTTCGGAATTGACGTCGGGCACCGAGACGCTCGGTTTTTCAGGCGCGCTGCTCGTGTCAACGGCAGCCATCGCGTCACCGTGAATCGCATATGCCAACGCATAAAGCATGTCCGTCACCGACGGCGTGTACTTCTCGACAAAGCTGTTGTCGATCTCATAGATTTTCCCCGCCGAAGCCGCGGAGAGCTGCGAAAAATCGCTGTCGTAGATATAGGTAATTGCGGGTGGATTCGAGACGATGATCAGATCGGGGTCCGCTGCTAAAATTTCTTCGAACGACATCGTATAACCCCGTTGATTTGCCGCGATATTGGTCACGCCGGCAAGCTGCATGATCACACCCGCAAGCGTGTCGCCCGTGGCCACCGCACCTTGATTCGAAAGCACGAAGATGCCCGTGGGCTCGTCCACATTTTTGAGTTTGTAAGCGACATAGTCGAGTTTCTGCTCAAAATCGGCCAAATAGTCACGTGCAAGAGCTTCTGCGCGATTGGTTCCGCGCAGCACTTTGGCGATTTCGTTCACCCGCTGTTCGACTTCCTCAATCGAGGTCGGGATCGGCAGTACGCAGATTTGGATATTATTTTCGGCCAATTTAACACTTGCCTCCTGCGGCAGCTCCACGGCCGTAAACACGACCTGCGGGGCAAGTGCGATGATGGCGTCGACATCGGGTTCATTGACCGTACCCATACTCGGCAGCAAGCGCACGTTTCCGTTATAATCGCAGTACTCGCTGCGTCCGACCAGCAGTTGGGATTGATCCAGTCCGTAGATGATTTCGCCGATATAAGGCGAGA is drawn from Oscillospiraceae bacterium and contains these coding sequences:
- a CDS encoding NAD-binding protein; the protein is MTVVIVGLGKVGYNLAKTLIEGGHKVKMIELRPEICTKVANDLHRSVICGDGSKIEEQTAAETDKADAFIAVTGKDEINLISCQLAKIRFGVKKTVSRVNNPKNLQVVQKLGVDIAVSSTGYIANLIERQLDDADSRFLSTVTAGQVSINEVTVTKGSPLENRMIKELDLPQNCILVSILREGKMIVPRGSVVLLRDDVVVAASPPAYRAEVKQALKKVSGAT
- a CDS encoding potassium transporter TrkG; amino-acid sequence: MLKKRKKGIFSSVSPAVSIVVSFLGLILLGALLLMLPIATRHRVATGFTDCLFTATSATCVTGLVVKDTYNYWSVFGQTIILVLLQTGGLGLITITLFVGSFLKRKFGLKDLSLASESVSYNSLPEVWTILRMVVMFSFVIEAMGAIILMPAFVNRYGSGGIFRAIFISISAYCNAGFDLMGSEGAFSSLISFQDSPVVLITVMALIVIGGLGVLVWYDLFGTFKKRGMMLHSSLVFKLTGALILFGAVIFFMSEYYNPGTIGNMDLGGKILNSVFQSITTRTAGFSTVGVANLFTRTKVLFCLLMFIGAAPGSTGGGIKITTFWVVVMTIWSFLRGRQDTVIGGKKIRSDVVYRALTIMILMLAMVFTSAAIIFSNEIVVQEISPMDTLFEVFSAAGTVGLSCDLTPTLLDSSKYILMANMFLGRVGLVTFALAVTTHRATRNKNEILPEGKIIVG
- a CDS encoding GNAT family N-acetyltransferase — its product is MTDLEFCIAYAENDLPHRALLLYCLKSGAAQILYCGEDGILIHEENAGHYLLSAKDHRSAGKLIKRVPETDTILAHEEFYDDILRAKNPSGITRCNTAAYLKKEPPEAVDDDIRQLTVVDLPMMIEYYHLYTDEEYFTERLAGGFMYGIYIDGSPAGFIGRHDSGEMGFLEVFEPYRKKGLGLKLEKFLIRKVLAEGNLPVGEVILGNTASMALQRKAGMQIDTSQTVTWWNFET
- a CDS encoding helical backbone metal receptor translates to MKKLFAGLLVILILISGCSRPKNYPVTVGGAEIADYPMAVVTLSPYIGEIIYGLDQSQLLVGRSEYCDYNGNVRLLPSMGTVNEPDVDAIIALAPQVVFTAVELPQEASVKLAENNIQICVLPIPTSIEEVEQRVNEIAKVLRGTNRAEALARDYLADFEQKLDYVAYKLKNVDEPTGIFVLSNQGAVATGDTLAGVIMQLAGVTNIAANQRGYTMSFEEILAADPDLIIVSNPPAITYIYDSDFSQLSAASAGKIYEIDNSFVEKYTPSVTDMLYALAYAIHGDAMAAVDTSSAPEKPSVSVPDVNSEQAESSQEVSEAVSG
- a CDS encoding DUF896 domain-containing protein; protein product: MVTQKEIDRINELAKKQREGGLTEDEKKEQTHLRALYVAAFRDSLRGQLDAITLVDKDGNKRKLKHK
- a CDS encoding TrkA family potassium uptake protein, whose protein sequence is MNILIIGCGKVGSALASRLSEAGHDISVVDSDARNFLQLSSDFAGMTFEGFECDQDVLQRAGIAACDIVAVVTHDDNINIMAAQIAHNVFNVRRVVTRIYDPEREDAYNRFGLQTICPTKLTIDAVYSATVEAEMAHKTLHFGMSTLSFTIENPDEHETGMTLAELAKVYAQEGVLLFGAMHASGDMTMVVEHPERKLGASDRLVVSHKVD